The bacterium sequence TAGACGGTATTTTTAGGGAGGGACAAAATATAAGGCTCGGCTCTCAAATATTAAATATCTGCCGCGTAGAAACATTACCGGATCCCTTGAACGGTAACGGCCTGAACGGTTTAAACCGTTCAAACGGATTAAACGGCCTATTATTAAAACCTTTGGAATCGCCAATCTTCGTCAAAAAACCCATGCCTGCTGGTGAAAGGGACATTTATCTTTTCCCCGGGGACGGGGATTATGAAAAACTTCTCAACCAGAATCTCATGCATAAATATGAAACACTTTACGGAAAACCATACGAAGGTGAACCTTTGAAATTCAATTTTCAGCTTGAACTGTTTAAACGGCTTAAACCTAAAATAAATAAATCATTCAAAATCTTCAAAAATGGTAAAATTACCGGAGAAATAAAAGGAACATTACAACCTTTTATTGTAAGCGGGCCCGAAGAATTGATAAAAATCGGCCTCGAATGCGGTTTTGGACAGAATAACAGCATGGGATGCGGGTATGTAGAAACCGTTTAAACACTTTGAACAGTTTAAACCGTTTAAACTGCTTGAACGATTTTTGGGTTTAATCGGTTGGAACGGCTTGAATTGTTAGAACGGTTTGAACAATTTTAAAACGGAGGAGTAATGCAAATAAAATATTTTGAAGACCTCGAAGTCTGGAAATCGGCGAGAGAATTGACAAACAAGATTTATAAAATTACAAACAGCGGCAATTTTTCAAAAGATTACGGCCTGAGAGACCAGATAAGGCGGGCATCTGTTTCCATAATGTCCAATATTGCCGAAGGTTATGAAAGAAGCGGCAATCAGGAATTGATTCAATTTCTTTCGATTGCCAAGGGTTCCTGTGGAGAGGTTAGGACCCAGTTATATGTTGCGATGGACCAGGAATACCTTGATAAGAAACAATGTGAAGAATTAATAAGCGCATTTAAGAAGATTTCTATTATGCTTAACAATTTTATGGAATATTTAAAAGGAAGCCGCCTGAAAGGTGTAAAATATAAAATGCCGAGGCAAAAGACCATGAAAGAGGAATTGGATGAAATAGTCCGAAACTTGAAC is a genomic window containing:
- the cas6 gene encoding CRISPR-associated endoribonuclease Cas6; translation: MRIKVTLSSDKPGAVNFNYQHQIQAVIYEFLASSDPDYASWLHAQGYVCEKDKRFKLFVYSGIIFQGPVRIKSSNRLNSSNNSIGSNGSGGLNSLNSLNGLNISDGFSFTASRISPFFLSFQIASPVHQFLQHLIDGIFREGQNIRLGSQILNICRVETLPDPLNGNGLNGLNRSNGLNGLLLKPLESPIFVKKPMPAGERDIYLFPGDGDYEKLLNQNLMHKYETLYGKPYEGEPLKFNFQLELFKRLKPKINKSFKIFKNGKITGEIKGTLQPFIVSGPEELIKIGLECGFGQNNSMGCGYVETV
- a CDS encoding four helix bundle protein, producing MQIKYFEDLEVWKSARELTNKIYKITNSGNFSKDYGLRDQIRRASVSIMSNIAEGYERSGNQELIQFLSIAKGSCGEVRTQLYVAMDQEYLDKKQCEELISAFKKISIMLNNFMEYLKGSRLKGVKYKMPRQKTMKEELDEIVRNLNVKKPESSESV